A single region of the Anaerobranca californiensis DSM 14826 genome encodes:
- a CDS encoding ABC transporter permease subunit, whose product MNLTTPSSKVPTIPPINLKLSTEGKKIYLVDDSVLLYSISDVGKKIKEGIVVVASPFIQRIQDLIEISQDEGVKKKAQRALAFIEKHKGHGETGFTLKKNTWIFVDIDLPYEGRDTIFKVFQAFSNTVKESEVIITTSDVKVQIKADREKLPILRLLIKQPLFKRYDLKETISAYTFLAPFLIIFFTFLAFPFFYSMILSFYEWDMVNPAKFVGLANYKRALFDDPHFFWGIRQTLLFVIIGMPFGITVSLILALLLNNKLKFKEVYRTAYFLPNVLDMLVVAIIWVFIYNPQYGVLKTVLESIGITYFSETGILGNHLTVIPAIVLMTTLKGAGGGMIFFLAALQNIPKDLYEAAEIDGASTFRQFRSITLPMIKPIMLFMVVTGFIGSFGMFTEIYAMTGGGPTIQRGAARAQGEVVFYGQPGTEIPEGTRVVKPPAFDGDDTYVYITQRTVTIPQGSNQVTARVRAQHTGEYYNTDPYTITQMPNPPPGVEKVENISPISGGKNGVTRNFTRVIGYHMMSMAFLSESPQFGYAAAMSFLILLITLVITFINFKFFGSGVEY is encoded by the coding sequence AAAAGATCTACTTAGTAGATGATAGTGTTTTGCTCTACTCTATTTCTGATGTAGGTAAAAAAATTAAAGAAGGTATTGTTGTTGTCGCCTCTCCTTTTATCCAAAGGATTCAGGATTTAATTGAAATTTCCCAGGATGAAGGAGTTAAAAAGAAAGCCCAAAGGGCTCTAGCCTTTATTGAAAAACATAAAGGACATGGAGAAACTGGCTTTACTTTGAAGAAAAATACTTGGATTTTTGTGGATATCGATTTGCCCTATGAAGGAAGAGATACCATATTCAAAGTATTTCAGGCCTTTAGCAATACCGTAAAAGAATCTGAAGTAATAATAACTACATCTGATGTAAAGGTACAGATTAAAGCTGACAGGGAAAAATTACCTATTCTTAGGTTGTTAATAAAACAACCATTATTTAAGCGTTATGATTTAAAGGAAACTATATCAGCATATACATTTTTAGCACCATTTTTAATTATTTTCTTTACATTTTTAGCTTTTCCCTTCTTTTACTCAATGATATTGAGTTTTTATGAATGGGATATGGTTAATCCCGCTAAGTTTGTTGGTCTTGCCAATTACAAAAGGGCGTTATTTGACGATCCCCATTTCTTCTGGGGAATTAGACAAACCCTCCTCTTTGTTATCATTGGAATGCCCTTTGGAATTACAGTTTCATTAATATTGGCCTTGCTCCTCAACAACAAATTGAAATTTAAAGAAGTTTACAGAACTGCTTACTTTTTACCGAATGTATTAGATATGCTTGTTGTAGCAATAATCTGGGTATTTATCTATAATCCCCAATATGGTGTTTTGAAAACTGTTTTAGAAAGTATAGGGATCACTTATTTCTCTGAAACGGGTATTTTAGGAAATCATTTAACGGTAATTCCAGCCATTGTTTTAATGACAACCCTTAAAGGGGCGGGGGGAGGAATGATCTTCTTCTTAGCTGCTTTGCAAAATATACCAAAAGACCTTTATGAGGCCGCTGAAATAGATGGAGCTTCCACCTTTAGACAGTTTAGAAGTATAACACTGCCGATGATTAAACCTATAATGTTGTTCATGGTGGTAACTGGTTTTATAGGCTCCTTTGGTATGTTCACTGAAATATATGCCATGACCGGTGGTGGACCAACTATCCAAAGGGGAGCTGCTAGGGCCCAAGGAGAAGTTGTATTTTACGGTCAGCCGGGGACGGAAATTCCTGAAGGTACCAGGGTTGTCAAACCCCCAGCCTTTGATGGTGATGATACCTATGTTTATATCACCCAAAGGACTGTAACTATTCCCCAAGGAAGTAATCAAGTTACTGCCAGGGTAAGGGCTCAACACACAGGTGAGTATTATAATACCGATCCTTATACCATTACCCAAATGCCTAACCCTCCTCCAGGGGTAGAGAAAGTAGAAAATATATCTCCAATTTCCGGTGGGAAAAATGGTGTAACTAGAAATTTTACTAGAGTTATTGGTTATCATATGATGTCTATGGCCTTTTTAAGTGAAAGTCCCCAATTTGGTTATGCCGCAGCAATGTCATTTTTGATACTTTTAATTACTTTAGTGATAACCTTTATAAACTTTAAATTCTTTGGCTCCGGTGTGGAGTACTAG
- a CDS encoding extracellular solute-binding protein, translated as MKSFSKIVVIALLAAFALTGCFGGGKSSGEYELPPERQPGTKVELTLWETYNNEEHAVFMEIVKKFEDQNPDIKINVERIPWGGHWGRIATGLAVNETPDIARVDVAYVATLADRGAIVNLDLLGADKVVNEYVDAAIHSNIFRGSVWGLPDQTNTTVLFYNKTLFDEAGVDYPTFDWTWDDLIEAGKKITGIRPGVYGFAMGNTLWETFPYFGTFGAKFLNEDGTKCVLDSPEGIQALSLKVSLNREHGIEAGAWREGAVGAEDGFLAQQYAMIITGPWKIAEYRNAGIDFGISLVPRGPAGTASNVGGTNMVIFRNSRYPREAYQFLRFLTSVEMQAFWANELGQIPVNKGAFDLVDTEKNPYLEVLMEQAKYAIARPVLVNYARVEEIINAEMALALRGEKSPAQALRDAVREINEDPDIFPKNK; from the coding sequence ATGAAAAGCTTTTCAAAAATTGTGGTTATTGCACTTTTAGCAGCCTTTGCCCTAACAGGTTGCTTTGGTGGAGGGAAAAGTTCTGGAGAATATGAATTACCTCCAGAAAGGCAACCAGGTACAAAGGTAGAACTTACTTTATGGGAAACTTATAACAATGAAGAACATGCAGTATTTATGGAGATAGTCAAAAAATTTGAAGACCAAAATCCTGACATTAAAATTAATGTAGAGAGAATTCCTTGGGGCGGTCACTGGGGAAGAATTGCAACAGGCCTTGCTGTAAATGAAACACCAGATATCGCCAGGGTAGATGTCGCTTATGTAGCAACCCTTGCCGACAGGGGGGCCATTGTTAACTTAGATTTATTAGGGGCAGACAAAGTAGTTAATGAGTATGTAGATGCAGCCATCCATTCCAATATTTTCCGGGGCAGTGTTTGGGGTTTACCTGATCAAACAAACACTACAGTCCTATTCTACAACAAAACTTTATTTGATGAAGCTGGAGTAGATTACCCAACCTTTGATTGGACTTGGGATGACTTAATTGAAGCAGGTAAAAAGATAACTGGAATTAGACCAGGGGTATATGGTTTTGCCATGGGCAACACCCTTTGGGAAACTTTCCCCTACTTTGGAACCTTTGGTGCTAAGTTTTTAAATGAAGATGGAACTAAGTGTGTTCTTGATTCCCCTGAAGGGATTCAAGCTCTAAGCCTAAAAGTTAGTTTAAATAGAGAGCATGGAATTGAAGCCGGTGCTTGGCGAGAAGGTGCTGTAGGAGCTGAAGATGGCTTTTTAGCCCAACAATATGCCATGATTATTACCGGTCCTTGGAAAATAGCGGAATACAGAAATGCTGGTATCGATTTTGGCATTTCACTAGTTCCTAGGGGACCTGCGGGAACTGCATCAAATGTAGGTGGTACCAATATGGTTATTTTCCGAAACTCTAGATACCCAAGGGAAGCCTATCAATTTTTGAGATTTTTAACTAGTGTTGAAATGCAAGCTTTTTGGGCAAATGAGTTAGGTCAAATTCCAGTAAATAAAGGGGCCTTTGACCTTGTGGATACTGAAAAAAATCCATACTTAGAAGTACTGATGGAACAAGCGAAATACGCCATTGCCAGACCGGTTTTAGTTAACTACGCTAGGGTAGAAGAAATTATCAATGCTGAAATGGCCTTAGCTTTAAGGGGAGAGAAGAGTCCAGCCCAAGCTTTAAGGGATGCCGTTAGAGAAATTAACGAAGATCCCGATATTTTCCCTAAAAATAAATAG
- a CDS encoding carbohydrate ABC transporter permease, translating into MSVERKDLWYYIKYTLIYTLLTLGAIFVLFPFFWMLSTAFKPLGTHFTIPIEWIPKNPTLENYRIVFREYAFGRAFFNSFIVSVSAAIMVATMSTMAGYAFGKKRFPGRDQLFWLLLSTMMIPGLMFMIPQFIVVRNLGWMNTYRAMFLPHTANVFFVFLVRQYVKTIPNELLDAARIDGAGEWLAFRNIILPLAKPIIATMFLLTFQGQWTNFLWQYIVAPRESMMTLPVALARFQGQYGTYWTLIMAAGSLSIIPIAIIFLFAQKYFIEGIQMGAIKG; encoded by the coding sequence ATGAGTGTTGAAAGGAAAGATCTTTGGTACTACATTAAGTATACATTAATTTATACACTACTGACTTTAGGAGCAATATTTGTCCTATTTCCCTTCTTTTGGATGTTATCAACTGCCTTTAAACCCTTAGGAACCCACTTTACCATTCCTATTGAGTGGATTCCCAAAAATCCCACTTTAGAAAACTACAGAATTGTCTTTAGGGAATACGCTTTTGGTAGGGCATTTTTCAACTCCTTTATAGTTTCCGTATCTGCGGCGATAATGGTTGCAACTATGTCTACTATGGCGGGATATGCCTTTGGGAAAAAAAGATTTCCCGGTAGAGATCAGCTCTTTTGGTTGCTCCTTTCTACAATGATGATCCCAGGGTTGATGTTTATGATTCCCCAGTTCATTGTAGTTAGAAACTTGGGCTGGATGAATACTTACAGGGCTATGTTTTTACCCCATACCGCCAATGTCTTTTTCGTCTTTTTAGTTAGACAGTATGTAAAGACTATACCCAATGAGCTGTTAGATGCCGCCAGGATAGATGGTGCCGGGGAATGGCTGGCCTTTAGAAATATCATTTTGCCTTTGGCAAAACCAATTATCGCTACAATGTTTTTATTGACTTTCCAAGGACAGTGGACCAACTTCCTATGGCAATACATTGTGGCACCTAGGGAATCGATGATGACACTACCTGTTGCTTTAGCGAGATTCCAAGGACAGTATGGTACTTACTGGACGTTGATTATGGCAGCAGGGTCTTTATCAATTATTCCCATAGCCATTATCTTCTTATTTGCCCAAAAGTATTTCATTGAAGGAATACAGATGGGTGCTATTAAAGGTTAA